In a genomic window of Streptomyces pristinaespiralis:
- a CDS encoding phosphatase PAP2 family protein — protein sequence MAGLAADGVNPDVGLLYDINGLAKDAPTWLDRTMEFVGEYGIMLGLVLVVLWCWWSVRRRGSAEDSVSAVAGLIWAPLAAGIALLVNIPIRGFVERPRPFLSHEGLEVLVAGKTDYSFVSDHATMAMAIGAGLFVANRRFGLAALGLAVAEGFCRVYMGVHYPTDVIGGFALGTAVALLLAPLALALLTPLVSAIAGSRHFGWLVRSKRAAAGGSLRPESLDIPEPRAEGKGENGLAA from the coding sequence ATGGCTGGACTCGCAGCAGACGGTGTGAACCCGGATGTCGGCCTGCTCTACGACATCAACGGCCTCGCCAAGGACGCACCCACCTGGCTGGACCGCACCATGGAGTTCGTCGGCGAGTACGGGATCATGCTCGGCCTCGTGCTGGTCGTGCTCTGGTGCTGGTGGAGCGTGCGCCGGCGCGGCAGCGCGGAGGACTCGGTCTCGGCGGTCGCCGGGCTGATCTGGGCACCGCTCGCCGCCGGAATCGCGCTGCTCGTGAACATCCCCATCCGGGGCTTCGTGGAGAGACCGCGGCCTTTCCTCTCCCACGAGGGCCTCGAGGTCCTCGTCGCCGGCAAGACCGACTACTCGTTCGTGAGTGACCACGCCACGATGGCGATGGCGATCGGCGCCGGACTGTTCGTGGCGAACCGCAGGTTCGGCCTCGCCGCTCTCGGCCTCGCCGTCGCGGAGGGCTTCTGCCGGGTCTACATGGGCGTGCACTATCCGACCGACGTCATCGGTGGATTCGCCCTCGGTACGGCGGTGGCGCTGCTGCTCGCCCCCCTGGCCCTCGCCCTGCTCACGCCGCTGGTGTCGGCGATCGCGGGCTCGCGCCACTTCGGGTGGCTCGTGCGGTCCAAGCGGGCCGCGGCGGGCGGTTCGCTGCGGCCCGAGTCGCTGGACATCCCGGAGCCGAGGGCGGAGGGCAAGGGCGAGAACGGCCTCGCGGCCTGA